The proteins below come from a single Psychrobacter sp. PL19 genomic window:
- the minD gene encoding septum site-determining protein MinD — MAKIVVITSGKGGVGKTTTSASFAAGLALRGYKTVVIDFDVGLRNLDLIMGCENRIVYDFVDVISGNARLSQALVKDKRLENLYILPASQTRDKDALTDEGVAEVMAELSKQFDYIICDSPAGIERGAQLAMYHADEAIIVTNPEISSVRDSDRIIGILQSRTKKAEDNQGPVREHLIITRYNAERAAASEMMSIETISNDILKVPLLGVIPESHSVLEASNHGEPVIHYTDSVAGQCYDDIVARFLGEERPLRHIDVKKKSLLQRWFGGQ; from the coding sequence GTGGCAAAGATTGTTGTAATCACTTCAGGTAAAGGCGGTGTGGGCAAAACCACCACCAGCGCTTCTTTTGCTGCCGGCTTGGCGTTACGTGGCTATAAGACAGTAGTTATCGATTTTGATGTGGGCCTCCGTAATCTAGACTTGATTATGGGCTGTGAAAATCGTATCGTTTATGACTTTGTTGATGTCATTAGTGGTAATGCTCGTCTGTCACAAGCACTGGTCAAAGACAAGCGGTTAGAGAACCTATACATCTTACCTGCCAGTCAAACACGTGATAAAGACGCGCTTACAGACGAGGGCGTGGCAGAAGTCATGGCCGAACTCTCTAAGCAGTTCGATTATATTATCTGCGATTCTCCAGCGGGTATCGAGCGCGGCGCGCAGCTGGCTATGTATCATGCGGATGAGGCGATTATCGTTACTAACCCCGAGATATCATCAGTACGTGACTCGGATCGGATCATCGGTATTCTGCAAAGCCGCACTAAAAAGGCTGAAGACAATCAAGGTCCTGTCCGTGAACATTTAATTATCACTCGCTACAATGCCGAACGTGCTGCAGCCAGTGAAATGATGAGTATTGAGACCATCTCTAACGATATCCTAAAGGTGCCGCTATTAGGGGTCATCCCTGAAAGTCATTCTGTACTTGAAGCATCTAACCACGGTGAGCCGGTTATTCACTATACTGACTCCGTTGCCGGTCAATGCTATGACGATATCGTCGCCCGCTTTTTAGGGGAAGAACGTCCATTACGTCATATTGATGTGAAGAAAAAGAGTCTACTACAGCGCTGGTTTGGAGGTCAATAA
- the minC gene encoding septum site-determining protein MinC, protein MMISDNNSQTLSPTVPAMTFYGKMLTFSRLQLNTDDLPTIETQLAGLLSNKTSNIPIIIDSDIEQDLTALVTLLWSWGLQPIGVVTGVLDSQARARQLAIFPAEGKRIERILPSKKSVPPVSQAAVDNPAEKPSDNSVSATANNEAAEATTATQQSAEALLSAEHITSLIYDQMLRSGQSLNHVGGDLILTNSINSGAEAITDNSLHVYGRAQGRLVAGATGDKDARIFCQVFNPSLVSVAGTYCLRDNLPDHLIDKSVQVRFIEGQGLVFTVMDDTKSLV, encoded by the coding sequence ATGATGATTTCAGATAACAACAGCCAAACTCTCTCTCCGACCGTGCCTGCCATGACCTTTTATGGCAAGATGCTGACTTTTTCACGTTTGCAACTAAACACTGATGATCTACCTACTATCGAGACCCAGCTGGCTGGTCTGCTTAGTAATAAAACCAGCAATATTCCGATCATCATTGATAGTGATATTGAGCAAGACTTGACAGCCTTAGTAACGCTGCTATGGTCATGGGGCCTGCAACCTATCGGTGTGGTCACCGGTGTGCTTGACTCACAAGCACGCGCTCGACAATTAGCGATATTTCCAGCAGAGGGCAAGCGTATTGAGCGCATTTTACCCAGCAAAAAATCTGTACCCCCTGTTAGCCAAGCAGCTGTTGATAACCCTGCGGAAAAGCCATCTGATAATAGCGTTAGCGCCACAGCAAACAACGAAGCTGCTGAAGCGACTACAGCTACCCAACAGTCAGCAGAGGCCCTACTCAGCGCCGAGCATATTACTAGCCTAATCTATGACCAAATGCTACGCTCAGGACAAAGCCTTAATCATGTCGGCGGTGATTTGATTTTGACCAATAGCATCAATAGTGGCGCTGAAGCCATTACCGACAATAGCCTGCATGTTTATGGCCGCGCACAAGGGCGCTTAGTCGCAGGGGCCACGGGTGATAAAGATGCGCGTATTTTCTGCCAAGTTTTTAACCCCTCATTGGTGTCAGTCGCGGGTACTTATTGCTTACGGGATAACTTGCCTGACCATTTGATCGATAAGTCTGTACAAGTCCGTTTTATAGAAGGCCAAGGTTTGGTATTTACCGTTATGGATGACACTAAATCGCTAGTATAA